The proteins below are encoded in one region of Phaseolus vulgaris cultivar G19833 chromosome 1, P. vulgaris v2.0, whole genome shotgun sequence:
- the LOC137814916 gene encoding uncharacterized protein has translation MSNTSNNVAGVDNTFRRKFDREEYLERARERERQEEEGRSKPKAKGPPVQRKPLKHRDYEVDLESRLGKTQVVTPVAPLSQQAGYYCSVCECVVKDSANYLDHINGKKHQRALGMSMRVERASLKQVQERFEVLKKRKDVGSFTEQDLDERILKQQQEEEEKKRLRREKKKEKKEKAVEEPEIDPDVAAMMGFGGFRSSKK, from the exons ATGTCTAACACCAGTAACAAT GTCGCTGGGGTTGACAACACATTCAGAAGAAAATTTGATCGAGAAGAGTACCTGGAACGAGCACGGGAGCGCGAGAGACAG GAGGAGGAGGGTCGATCGAAACCTAAAG CTAAAGGTCCTCCCGTGCAGAGGAAGCCCTTGAAGCACAGAGATTATGAAGTGGACCTTGAATCTCGCTTGGGCAAGACTCAG GTTGTTACACCGGTTGCACCACTAAGTCAGCAG GCTGGATACTACTGCTCAGTTTGTGAATGTGTGGTTAAGGACTCGGCAAACTACTTGGATCATATTAATGGAAAGAAAC ATCAAAGAGCCTTGGGCATGTCTATGCGAGTAGAACGTGCTTCTCTCAAACAG GTTCAGGAACGATTTGAAGTTCTTAAGAAACGAAAAGATGTTGGTAGCTTCACTGAACAAG ATCTTGATGAGCGGATTTTGAAACAAcaacaagaagaggaagaaaaaaagcGTCTACgaagagaaaagaagaaagaaaag AAGGAGAAGGCAGTGGAAGAACCTGAAATCGATCCGGATGTTGCTGCCATGATGGGTTTTGGAGGTTTCCGGTCATCCAAAAAGTGA
- the LOC137814911 gene encoding probable protein disulfide-isomerase A6 isoform X2 — MWSSTTRMVVAAAAITLMIFLSSASADDVVALTEDTFEKEVGQDRGALVEFYAPWCGHCKRLAPEYEQLGTTFRKAKSVLIAKVDCDEHKSVCTKYGVSGYPTIKWFPKGSLEPRKYEGARSAEALAAFVNVEAGTSVKIASAPSSVVILSPENFDEVVLDETKDVLVEFYAPWCGHCKALAPTYEKVAAAFNLDEEVVIANVDADKYKNLAEKYGVSGYPTLKFFPKSNKAGEDYNGGRDLDDFVAFINEKCGTFRDGKGQLSSKAGIVESLDDLVKEFVDAEDNDKKAVYSQLEEEVKKLKGSSARYGNLYLKLAKKSMEKGSDYAKNEILRLDRMLEKKSISPAKADEFTLKKNILFTFA; from the exons ATGTGGAGCTCCACAACGAGGATGGTGGTGGCCGCTGCAGCCATAACGCTCATGATCTTTCTCTCATCGGCTTCAGCCGACGACGTCGTTGCGCTAACCGAGGACACCTTCGAAAAAGAGGTTGGCCAGGATCGTGGCGCTCTCGTCGAGTTTTACGCCCCCTG GTGTGGACATTGTAAAAGGCTTGCGCCGGAGTACGAACAACTTGGAACGACTTTCAGAAAAGCGAAGTCGGTTTTGATTGCGAAG GTGGATTGTGATGAGCATAAAAGCGTTTGCACTAAATATGGGGTTTCTGGTTACCCTACCATTAAATGGTTTCCCAAGGGATCTCTAGAACCAAGAAA GTACGAAGGTGCACGTTCTGCAGAAGCGCTTGCTGCGTTTGTGAACGTTGAAGCAG GTACTAGTGTGAAGATAGCTTCTGCTCCATCCAGCGTGGTAATTCTCTCTCCAGAAAACTTTGATGAGGTTGTCTTGGATGAAACAAAAGATGTTCTGGTGGAATTCTATGCACCATG GTGTGGTCACTGCAAGGCCCTTGCCCCT ACTTATGAAAAGGTTGCCGCAGCATTTAACCTTGATGAAGAAGTAGTTATAGCCAACGTTGATGCTGACAAGTATAAGAATTTGGCTGAGAA ATATGGTGTTAGTGGCTATCCTACACTGAAATTTTTCCCAAAGAGCAATAAAGCTGGTGAAGATTATAATGGTGGTCGTGATTTGGATGATTTTGTAGCCTTCATCAATGAGAAATGTGGTACATTCCGTGATGGGAAGGGACAGCTCAGTTCTAAA GCTGGTATAGTAGAATCTCTGGATGACTTGGTGAAGGAGTTTGTGGATGCTGAAGATAATGATAAGAAGGCAGTATATTCCCAACTCGAGGAGGAAGTTAAGAAGCTTAAGGGTTCTTCTGCCAG ATATGGCAACCTCTACTTAAAACTTGCTAAGAAGAGTATGGAAAAGGGTTCGGACTATgcaaagaatgaaattcttcGTCTTGACCGCATGCTTGAGAAG AAGTCAATCAGCCCAGCAAAAGCAGATGAATTCACTCTGAAGAAGAACATCTTATTCACATTTGCTTGA
- the LOC137814911 gene encoding probable protein disulfide-isomerase A6 isoform X1: MWSSTTRMVVAAAAITLMIFLSSASADDVVALTEDTFEKEVGQDRGALVEFYAPWCGHCKRLAPEYEQLGTTFRKAKSVLIAKVDCDEHKSVCTKYGVSGYPTIKWFPKGSLEPRKYEGARSAEALAAFVNVEAGTSVKIASAPSSVVILSPENFDEVVLDETKDVLVEFYAPWCGHCKALAPTYEKVAAAFNLDEEVVIANVDADKYKNLAEKYGVSGYPTLKFFPKSNKAGEDYNGGRDLDDFVAFINEKCGTFRDGKGQLSSKAGIVESLDDLVKEFVDAEDNDKKAVYSQLEEEVKKLKGSSARYGNLYLKLAKKSMEKGSDYAKNEILRLDRMLEKSISPAKADEFTLKKNILFTFA, translated from the exons ATGTGGAGCTCCACAACGAGGATGGTGGTGGCCGCTGCAGCCATAACGCTCATGATCTTTCTCTCATCGGCTTCAGCCGACGACGTCGTTGCGCTAACCGAGGACACCTTCGAAAAAGAGGTTGGCCAGGATCGTGGCGCTCTCGTCGAGTTTTACGCCCCCTG GTGTGGACATTGTAAAAGGCTTGCGCCGGAGTACGAACAACTTGGAACGACTTTCAGAAAAGCGAAGTCGGTTTTGATTGCGAAG GTGGATTGTGATGAGCATAAAAGCGTTTGCACTAAATATGGGGTTTCTGGTTACCCTACCATTAAATGGTTTCCCAAGGGATCTCTAGAACCAAGAAA GTACGAAGGTGCACGTTCTGCAGAAGCGCTTGCTGCGTTTGTGAACGTTGAAGCAG GTACTAGTGTGAAGATAGCTTCTGCTCCATCCAGCGTGGTAATTCTCTCTCCAGAAAACTTTGATGAGGTTGTCTTGGATGAAACAAAAGATGTTCTGGTGGAATTCTATGCACCATG GTGTGGTCACTGCAAGGCCCTTGCCCCT ACTTATGAAAAGGTTGCCGCAGCATTTAACCTTGATGAAGAAGTAGTTATAGCCAACGTTGATGCTGACAAGTATAAGAATTTGGCTGAGAA ATATGGTGTTAGTGGCTATCCTACACTGAAATTTTTCCCAAAGAGCAATAAAGCTGGTGAAGATTATAATGGTGGTCGTGATTTGGATGATTTTGTAGCCTTCATCAATGAGAAATGTGGTACATTCCGTGATGGGAAGGGACAGCTCAGTTCTAAA GCTGGTATAGTAGAATCTCTGGATGACTTGGTGAAGGAGTTTGTGGATGCTGAAGATAATGATAAGAAGGCAGTATATTCCCAACTCGAGGAGGAAGTTAAGAAGCTTAAGGGTTCTTCTGCCAG ATATGGCAACCTCTACTTAAAACTTGCTAAGAAGAGTATGGAAAAGGGTTCGGACTATgcaaagaatgaaattcttcGTCTTGACCGCATGCTTGAGAAG TCAATCAGCCCAGCAAAAGCAGATGAATTCACTCTGAAGAAGAACATCTTATTCACATTTGCTTGA
- the LOC137814910 gene encoding uncharacterized protein isoform X3 has product MELQTRSNNGEKANAEEDPSLYEDMDSTCSTPYVSAPSSPGRGPAAGGGFFYSAPASPMHFTITAASTYAPSSSSFEKSSSSCEFEFSARFGSTGFNGSGSMSSADELFLNGQIRPTKLSTHLERPQVLAPLLDLEEEEDEENEEVEARVRGRDLRLRDKSVRRRTRSLSPLRNTPVEWVESEDAVSEVKTEKKENVTPSSATATGRSSKRWVFLKDFLRSKSEGRSNNKFWSTISFSPIKDKKAQNQGNGPPKSKKITEKPTNGVGKRRLPLSLSPHELHYKANRAQAEELRRKTFLPYRQGLLGCLGFSSKGYGAMSGFARALNPVSSRTNNERQHRQSILQ; this is encoded by the exons ATGGAGCTCCAAACCCGGAGCAATAATGGCGAAAAAGCAAACGCAGAAGAAGACCCTTCCCTCTACGAAGACATGGACAGCACATGCTCCACTCCCTACGTAAGTGCCCCTTCCAGTCCAGGCCGAGGACCCGCAGCCGGCGGGGGCTTCTTCTACAGCGCTCCGGCGAGTCCAATGCACTTCACCATAACAGCAGCTTCCACTTAcgcaccctcttcctcttcctttgAGAAAAGTTCCTCTTCCTGCGAGTTTGAGTTCTCGGCACGGTTCGGGTCGACCGGGTTTAATGGTTCCGGTTCGATGAGCTCGGCAGATGAGTTGTTCTTGAACGGTCAGATCCGGCCCACGAAGCTCTCGACCCACTTGGAGCGTCCGCAGGTTCTGGCTCCCTTGCTGgatctggaggaagaagaggacgaagaaaACGAGGAAGTTGAAGCGCGTGTACGAGGTAGAGATCTGAGGTTGCGCGATAAGTCTGTGAGGAGAAGGACGAGATCCCTGTCTCCTCTGAGGAACACGCCGGTGGAGTGGGTAGAGAGCGAGGATGCGGTGAGCGAGGTGAAAACGGAGAAGAAGGAAAACGTGACCCCTTCCAGTGCAACAGCAACAGGGAGGAGTTCGAAGAGATGGGTTTTCTTGAAGGATTTTCTCAGAAGTAAAAGCGAGGGAAGGAGCAACAACAAGTTCTGGTCCACTATTTCCTTCTCCCCGATCAAGGATAAAAAGGCCCAAAATCAGGGAAATGGGCCGCCGAAGTCCAAGAAGATAACAGAAAAGCCCACTAACGGCGTCGGAAAGAGGCGCTTACCGTTATCGTTATCTCCGCACGAGTTGCATTATAAAGCGAACCGAGCCCAAGCGGAGGAGTTGAGAAGGAAAACATTTTTGCCATATCGACAAGGCTTGCTTGGGTGCTTGGGATTTAGTTCGAAAGGCTATGGTGCTATGAGTGGCTTCGCCAGAGCCTTAAACCCTGTTTCTTCCAG AACAAATAATGAAAGACAACATCGTCAGAGCATACTACAATAG
- the LOC137814910 gene encoding uncharacterized protein isoform X1, with amino-acid sequence MELQTRSNNGEKANAEEDPSLYEDMDSTCSTPYVSAPSSPGRGPAAGGGFFYSAPASPMHFTITAASTYAPSSSSFEKSSSSCEFEFSARFGSTGFNGSGSMSSADELFLNGQIRPTKLSTHLERPQVLAPLLDLEEEEDEENEEVEARVRGRDLRLRDKSVRRRTRSLSPLRNTPVEWVESEDAVSEVKTEKKENVTPSSATATGRSSKRWVFLKDFLRSKSEGRSNNKFWSTISFSPIKDKKAQNQGNGPPKSKKITEKPTNGVGKRRLPLSLSPHELHYKANRAQAEELRRKTFLPYRQGLLGCLGFSSKGYGAMSGFARALNPVSSRDETIERNREDKGECDVQSHNMNNQRWGSSPSVDLTQTILKTR; translated from the exons ATGGAGCTCCAAACCCGGAGCAATAATGGCGAAAAAGCAAACGCAGAAGAAGACCCTTCCCTCTACGAAGACATGGACAGCACATGCTCCACTCCCTACGTAAGTGCCCCTTCCAGTCCAGGCCGAGGACCCGCAGCCGGCGGGGGCTTCTTCTACAGCGCTCCGGCGAGTCCAATGCACTTCACCATAACAGCAGCTTCCACTTAcgcaccctcttcctcttcctttgAGAAAAGTTCCTCTTCCTGCGAGTTTGAGTTCTCGGCACGGTTCGGGTCGACCGGGTTTAATGGTTCCGGTTCGATGAGCTCGGCAGATGAGTTGTTCTTGAACGGTCAGATCCGGCCCACGAAGCTCTCGACCCACTTGGAGCGTCCGCAGGTTCTGGCTCCCTTGCTGgatctggaggaagaagaggacgaagaaaACGAGGAAGTTGAAGCGCGTGTACGAGGTAGAGATCTGAGGTTGCGCGATAAGTCTGTGAGGAGAAGGACGAGATCCCTGTCTCCTCTGAGGAACACGCCGGTGGAGTGGGTAGAGAGCGAGGATGCGGTGAGCGAGGTGAAAACGGAGAAGAAGGAAAACGTGACCCCTTCCAGTGCAACAGCAACAGGGAGGAGTTCGAAGAGATGGGTTTTCTTGAAGGATTTTCTCAGAAGTAAAAGCGAGGGAAGGAGCAACAACAAGTTCTGGTCCACTATTTCCTTCTCCCCGATCAAGGATAAAAAGGCCCAAAATCAGGGAAATGGGCCGCCGAAGTCCAAGAAGATAACAGAAAAGCCCACTAACGGCGTCGGAAAGAGGCGCTTACCGTTATCGTTATCTCCGCACGAGTTGCATTATAAAGCGAACCGAGCCCAAGCGGAGGAGTTGAGAAGGAAAACATTTTTGCCATATCGACAAGGCTTGCTTGGGTGCTTGGGATTTAGTTCGAAAGGCTATGGTGCTATGAGTGGCTTCGCCAGAGCCTTAAACCCTGTTTCTTCCAG GGATGAAACAATAGAGAGAAATAGAGAGGATAAAGGGGAGTGTGATGTTCAATCTCATAACATGAATAATCAAAGGTGGGGCTCCTCTCCCTCTGTGGACCTTACACAAACAATACTAAAAACAAGATAA
- the LOC137814910 gene encoding uncharacterized protein isoform X2: protein MELQTRSNNGEKANAEEDPSLYEDMDSTCSTPYVSAPSSPGRGPAAGGGFFYSAPASPMHFTITAASTYAPSSSSFEKSSSSCEFEFSARFGSTGFNGSGSMSSADELFLNGQIRPTKLSTHLERPQVLAPLLDLEEEEDEENEEVEARVRGRDLRLRDKSVRRRTRSLSPLRNTPVEWVESEDAVSEVKTEKKENVTPSSATATGRSSKRWVFLKDFLRSKSEGRSNNKFWSTISFSPIKDKKAQNQGNGPPKSKKITEKPTNGVGKRRLPLSLSPHELHYKANRAQAEELRRKTFLPYRQGLLGCLGFSSKGYGAMSGFARALNPVSSRNGVSVAKQNLGMMKVTFLFVC, encoded by the exons ATGGAGCTCCAAACCCGGAGCAATAATGGCGAAAAAGCAAACGCAGAAGAAGACCCTTCCCTCTACGAAGACATGGACAGCACATGCTCCACTCCCTACGTAAGTGCCCCTTCCAGTCCAGGCCGAGGACCCGCAGCCGGCGGGGGCTTCTTCTACAGCGCTCCGGCGAGTCCAATGCACTTCACCATAACAGCAGCTTCCACTTAcgcaccctcttcctcttcctttgAGAAAAGTTCCTCTTCCTGCGAGTTTGAGTTCTCGGCACGGTTCGGGTCGACCGGGTTTAATGGTTCCGGTTCGATGAGCTCGGCAGATGAGTTGTTCTTGAACGGTCAGATCCGGCCCACGAAGCTCTCGACCCACTTGGAGCGTCCGCAGGTTCTGGCTCCCTTGCTGgatctggaggaagaagaggacgaagaaaACGAGGAAGTTGAAGCGCGTGTACGAGGTAGAGATCTGAGGTTGCGCGATAAGTCTGTGAGGAGAAGGACGAGATCCCTGTCTCCTCTGAGGAACACGCCGGTGGAGTGGGTAGAGAGCGAGGATGCGGTGAGCGAGGTGAAAACGGAGAAGAAGGAAAACGTGACCCCTTCCAGTGCAACAGCAACAGGGAGGAGTTCGAAGAGATGGGTTTTCTTGAAGGATTTTCTCAGAAGTAAAAGCGAGGGAAGGAGCAACAACAAGTTCTGGTCCACTATTTCCTTCTCCCCGATCAAGGATAAAAAGGCCCAAAATCAGGGAAATGGGCCGCCGAAGTCCAAGAAGATAACAGAAAAGCCCACTAACGGCGTCGGAAAGAGGCGCTTACCGTTATCGTTATCTCCGCACGAGTTGCATTATAAAGCGAACCGAGCCCAAGCGGAGGAGTTGAGAAGGAAAACATTTTTGCCATATCGACAAGGCTTGCTTGGGTGCTTGGGATTTAGTTCGAAAGGCTATGGTGCTATGAGTGGCTTCGCCAGAGCCTTAAACCCTGTTTCTTCCAG GAATGGGGTTAGTGTAGCAAAGCAAAACCTGGGGATGATGAAAGTAACATTCCTTTTTGTCTGTTAG
- the LOC137814910 gene encoding uncharacterized protein isoform X4 has product MELQTRSNNGEKANAEEDPSLYEDMDSTCSTPYVSAPSSPGRGPAAGGGFFYSAPASPMHFTITAASTYAPSSSSFEKSSSSCEFEFSARFGSTGFNGSGSMSSADELFLNGQIRPTKLSTHLERPQVLAPLLDLEEEEDEENEEVEARVRGRDLRLRDKSVRRRTRSLSPLRNTPVEWVESEDAVSEVKTEKKENVTPSSATATGRSSKRWVFLKDFLRSKSEGRSNNKFWSTISFSPIKDKKAQNQGNGPPKSKKITEKPTNGVGKRRLPLSLSPHELHYKANRAQAEELRRKTFLPYRQGLLGCLGFSSKGYGAMSGFARALNPVSSSN; this is encoded by the exons ATGGAGCTCCAAACCCGGAGCAATAATGGCGAAAAAGCAAACGCAGAAGAAGACCCTTCCCTCTACGAAGACATGGACAGCACATGCTCCACTCCCTACGTAAGTGCCCCTTCCAGTCCAGGCCGAGGACCCGCAGCCGGCGGGGGCTTCTTCTACAGCGCTCCGGCGAGTCCAATGCACTTCACCATAACAGCAGCTTCCACTTAcgcaccctcttcctcttcctttgAGAAAAGTTCCTCTTCCTGCGAGTTTGAGTTCTCGGCACGGTTCGGGTCGACCGGGTTTAATGGTTCCGGTTCGATGAGCTCGGCAGATGAGTTGTTCTTGAACGGTCAGATCCGGCCCACGAAGCTCTCGACCCACTTGGAGCGTCCGCAGGTTCTGGCTCCCTTGCTGgatctggaggaagaagaggacgaagaaaACGAGGAAGTTGAAGCGCGTGTACGAGGTAGAGATCTGAGGTTGCGCGATAAGTCTGTGAGGAGAAGGACGAGATCCCTGTCTCCTCTGAGGAACACGCCGGTGGAGTGGGTAGAGAGCGAGGATGCGGTGAGCGAGGTGAAAACGGAGAAGAAGGAAAACGTGACCCCTTCCAGTGCAACAGCAACAGGGAGGAGTTCGAAGAGATGGGTTTTCTTGAAGGATTTTCTCAGAAGTAAAAGCGAGGGAAGGAGCAACAACAAGTTCTGGTCCACTATTTCCTTCTCCCCGATCAAGGATAAAAAGGCCCAAAATCAGGGAAATGGGCCGCCGAAGTCCAAGAAGATAACAGAAAAGCCCACTAACGGCGTCGGAAAGAGGCGCTTACCGTTATCGTTATCTCCGCACGAGTTGCATTATAAAGCGAACCGAGCCCAAGCGGAGGAGTTGAGAAGGAAAACATTTTTGCCATATCGACAAGGCTTGCTTGGGTGCTTGGGATTTAGTTCGAAAGGCTATGGTGCTATGAGTGGCTTCGCCAGAGCCTTAAACCCTGTTTCTTCCAG TAACTGA
- the LOC137814910 gene encoding uncharacterized protein isoform X5, with protein MELQTRSNNGEKANAEEDPSLYEDMDSTCSTPYVSAPSSPGRGPAAGGGFFYSAPASPMHFTITAASTYAPSSSSFEKSSSSCEFEFSARFGSTGFNGSGSMSSADELFLNGQIRPTKLSTHLERPQVLAPLLDLEEEEDEENEEVEARVRGRDLRLRDKSVRRRTRSLSPLRNTPVEWVESEDAVSEVKTEKKENVTPSSATATGRSSKRWVFLKDFLRSKSEGRSNNKFWSTISFSPIKDKKAQNQGNGPPKSKKITEKPTNGVGKRRLPLSLSPHELHYKANRAQAEELRRKTFLPYRQGLLGCLGFSSKGYGAMSGFARALNPVSSS; from the exons ATGGAGCTCCAAACCCGGAGCAATAATGGCGAAAAAGCAAACGCAGAAGAAGACCCTTCCCTCTACGAAGACATGGACAGCACATGCTCCACTCCCTACGTAAGTGCCCCTTCCAGTCCAGGCCGAGGACCCGCAGCCGGCGGGGGCTTCTTCTACAGCGCTCCGGCGAGTCCAATGCACTTCACCATAACAGCAGCTTCCACTTAcgcaccctcttcctcttcctttgAGAAAAGTTCCTCTTCCTGCGAGTTTGAGTTCTCGGCACGGTTCGGGTCGACCGGGTTTAATGGTTCCGGTTCGATGAGCTCGGCAGATGAGTTGTTCTTGAACGGTCAGATCCGGCCCACGAAGCTCTCGACCCACTTGGAGCGTCCGCAGGTTCTGGCTCCCTTGCTGgatctggaggaagaagaggacgaagaaaACGAGGAAGTTGAAGCGCGTGTACGAGGTAGAGATCTGAGGTTGCGCGATAAGTCTGTGAGGAGAAGGACGAGATCCCTGTCTCCTCTGAGGAACACGCCGGTGGAGTGGGTAGAGAGCGAGGATGCGGTGAGCGAGGTGAAAACGGAGAAGAAGGAAAACGTGACCCCTTCCAGTGCAACAGCAACAGGGAGGAGTTCGAAGAGATGGGTTTTCTTGAAGGATTTTCTCAGAAGTAAAAGCGAGGGAAGGAGCAACAACAAGTTCTGGTCCACTATTTCCTTCTCCCCGATCAAGGATAAAAAGGCCCAAAATCAGGGAAATGGGCCGCCGAAGTCCAAGAAGATAACAGAAAAGCCCACTAACGGCGTCGGAAAGAGGCGCTTACCGTTATCGTTATCTCCGCACGAGTTGCATTATAAAGCGAACCGAGCCCAAGCGGAGGAGTTGAGAAGGAAAACATTTTTGCCATATCGACAAGGCTTGCTTGGGTGCTTGGGATTTAGTTCGAAAGGCTATGGTGCTATGAGTGGCTTCGCCAGAGCCTTAAACCCTGTTTCTTCCAG TTGA
- the LOC137816100 gene encoding WEB family protein At5g16730, chloroplastic-like, with the protein MGQAVNTLDSEVVELRSKIINLEAETSSLRQLNSQLAGDLKSTKEEATDGGKKLEKAVSELSAVKVELAEAKGKLEEAASSIASLTTEKNALETSKQELEAENAELMNVGADALADGFELAFEQIRCVLPDLDLTQFSIYHKVVDGKLIPPS; encoded by the coding sequence atggggcaagctgtCAATACTCTGGACAGCGAAGTGGTGGAGCTGAGGAGCAAGATAATCAACCTGGAGGCTGAGacttcctccctacgccaactgaactcacaactaGCGGGGGATCTCAAGTCTACCAAGGAGGAGGCCACTGATGGGGGGAAGAAACTTGAGAAGGCAGTGAGCGAGCTCTCTGCAGTGAAGGTCGAGCTTGCCGAAGCAAAGGGCAaattggaagaagctgcctcttccattgcttccctCACCACTGAGAAGAACGCCTTGGAGACTTCAAAGCAAGAGCTCGAAGCTGAGAACGCCGAActtatgaacgtgggtgctgacgcCCTTGCTGATGGGTTCGAGCTGGCATTCGAGCAGATTCGTTGCGTTCTTCCAGATTTGGACCTtacgcagttcagcatctaccacaaagtggtagatggcaagctcattcctccttcttga
- the LOC137816101 gene encoding uncharacterized protein, which produces MRRTRQTSPAPSAEEGAVTMVQVLEMMRALQDNVAASRAEQEKMQAELAASQSRNDELNRVNEELRRTLQEQKERAVEERMSMPPSPPRAFPMPLSPEIMKTMVSPNLVGVKASFTGVEDPEAHLTAFHTQMMLSGGSDVVYCKMFMSTLSGIAMEWFVSLPEGHITSFHQFSKLFTEQYIVNRAPSVVSYDLFDVRQYQDESLKDYLNRFGAQVGVLPGPFSESLIRSHPSTFAEIRRRAVAHIVAETEVSEKRGSTAPPKPRGGQGKQQQQARVHEAKEGKKVQGKPRPYAPRKDQCRGRARENNAPLRYDFMVELADLIALPAIAARLRVPKKTDKVLGRKKNEWCEFHQAFGHTLHSCLALGHQLAELVKSGFLNLREAQGDRASGAQAGEQQHEIPVHGEVRTIAGGFSDGGCTASQRIRYARSVMAVDSVDEGHFPEVDITFKKADLQDVVPHDNDPVVISLITAGRRVHRVLGIR; this is translated from the exons ATGAGGAGAACCAGACAaacatcacctgcgccatctgctgaggaaggagctgtgacaatggtgcaggtcctggagatgatgcgtgcgctgcaggacAATGTCGCAGCGTCGAGAGCTGAACAAGAGAAGATGCAGGCGGAGTTGGCTGCATCGCAGAGCAGGAATGATGAGCTGAATCGCGTTAATGAGGAGCTGAGAAGGACGTTACAGGAGCAGAAGGAACGCGCAGTTGAAGAAAGGATGTCGATGCCACCATCGCCTCCGAGAGCGTTCCCTATGCCATTATCCCCTGAAATCATGAAAACCATGGTgtctcccaacctggtgggagtgaaggcgtcgttcacgggggtagaagatccagaagcgcatctgacggcgttccacactcagatgatgctgtctgggggctcagatgtcgtgtactgcaagatgttcatgagtacACTGAGTGGAATCGCCATGGAATGGTTCGTGAGTCtgccagagggtcatatcacgtccttccatcagttttcgaagcttttcacTGAGCAGTATATCGTTAACAGAGCACCTTCAGTGGTGTcgtacgatctgttcgatgtaCGCCAATATCAAgatgagtcgctgaaagactacctcaaccgcttcggagcacaagtg ggagtgctgcctggtcccttcagtgagtcgctcatcaggagccatcccagcacctttgcggaGATCCGGCGACGCGcagtggcgcacatagtggcagagacagaggtttctgagaaaagaggaagtaCTGCACCACCGAAGCCGCGTGGAGGACAGGGGAAGCAACAGCAGCAagcgagggtgcatgaggcaaagGAGGGAAAAAAGGTGCAGGGGAAACCTCGTCCTTATGCACCCAGGAAGGACCAgtgcagggggcgtgcaagggagaataatgcACCCCTAAGATACGATTTCATGGTAgagttggcggatctgatcgcccttCCTGCCATAGCTGCAAGACTCCGAGTACCaaagaagacagataaggtacttgggaGGAAGAAGaacgagtggtgtgagtttcaccaagcctttggccacacactccactcctgcttggcgttgggacaccaactggcggAGTTGGTAAAGTCTGGGTTCCTGAACCTGCGGGAggcgcagggtgatcgcgcatcGGGGGCCCAGGCAGGAGAACAACAGCATGAAATCCCTGTGCACGGGGAGGTGCGAACGATTGCGGGAGGCTTCTCCGATGGGGGGTGCACCGCATCACAAAGAATAAGGTATGCTCGATCGGTTATGGCCGTGGACTCGGTAGACGAGGGTCATTTCCCCGAGGTAGACATCACTTTCAAGAAAGCTGATCTACAGGACGTTGTaccgcacgacaacgatcctgtggtcatctccctcatcacagcaggaaggcgagtgcacagagtgctc gggatcaggtag